The Gopherus evgoodei ecotype Sinaloan lineage chromosome 11, rGopEvg1_v1.p, whole genome shotgun sequence nucleotide sequence AGAAGGTAAGGAGTGgacaatatatatatttccaaggtaaaaacatacagaaaaatcatttttatgaTAAAACCTGTCAGGACTTACACATGAGAAACAagcctaataaaaaaaaataaaatctttgcaGGTCATCATTAGCACTTCTCCAAGATCATGTGGTAATGGCATATATGATATCCAATGTACTCAATACACTCTCTATGTACACTTACAAGTGCTCAGTAGTACCTAAGACTGAACTACATCACAATACCTTGTTAGCAGGTGATGGGGAATCATCCTCTTGATGTCTTTTTATTCCCCTCTTTAAAATACTGGTGGATGGAGAAGCAGAAGGAGACCAAATGCAGCGTGTCTGCACTCCATTGGGGCTTTCATTAACTTTAACCAAACCTACAGAATCAAGCTCCTTCAATTTCTGAGGAGAATCCACAGGGTCACTTTCTTCTGCACCCTCCTGGTCTGAGGCTACATTTTCAGGCACTGTAGCTGCCACTGCAGTTTCAGTGAATATTAAACCTTCCTCCTTCATTTCACTATCTTGAGGGCTGTGTGCTTCTATAGGAGTGTTCTCAGTCTTTTCTGCATCATTCTGATCATGTTTTGGCTCATTTATCTTTGTTTGGTCAGGTTTGTTAACAGTTTCTGTATCAGATATCTCCTCCATTTGTCCATTTTGACTCATTTCCTCCTCTTCTGTAGCTTCTGGCTCTGTGCCATTCTCCAAAGGAAGACAACTTTCTGTGGGCTCTTTTGAAACACAGTCAGTCAAACACTGTTCAATACTGTCAACTAGATTGGTGGCCTCTGGCTCCTGAATGACAGGGTCACAAGTTTTACTTTTGATATATGAGAGTTTCTCAAGATCTTCCTCCACTGGAATAGCATTTCCTTCCAAATCATTCTCAGATTTTATTCCTCTTTCTGAATCCTTAATAAAACTAGATTTCTTAATGGGGAGCAATGGTGTACTCATTGCACAAGGTTCCACAGACAACCTTTCTTCAAAATGAGAATCATTAGAAGAAGTTTCTAATGCAGTCATAGTTATCTGAATACATGTGCTTTTATGCTCACTTTGTGCAAGGTTatctgtattttttaattcagtgaatgACTTTTCTTGCTGTTGAGAGTTTTCACCACAGCAATTGTAGCTCTTCGATCTTCTCATCCTCttgcttcttttgtgctggcgcTCAAGTATCTGCAAAGGTTTTTCAGAGGAAAGAACATCATCTGAAGTGGTAGTTACTGCTGCAAATTCAGACAGAATGATTGCACTACAGTCTTCTACACTTCTTTGCTTATCAAGTGATTTATTTGCCTGTCTTGTTTTCAAAACTGGTTCAGATATGCATGGGTTCATGAAGGGTTCTCCCAATatgttggttttattttgttctaCATTTGTGTTCTGCCCACCAACTGAGGTCTTTGCCAGGTCTATAATTCCTGTAGATTCATTAATAGCTGTATAGCTTTTTCTGTTATTCACTTCAGATGCCTGAGATATCAAAACAGTATCTTTGCCCACTTCAGAACTTGTTTCACCTTTATTTTTTACTTCAGACAGATTCCTAATTTCAGTTACTATTCCTTGTGAAGAGAGCTCCTGATTTTGgctctcttttccttctttcaCTTTGCTTTGAAGAGGATcgcttttatttttccattttccagATCTTTTCCTCTTGGTACTTTCTTCTCTTGTCTCAGAGCTATCAGACTCAGAATTTTCTATACTAGAAAGCAATCCTTGTGAAGCTCTTCTTGTTTGATACCGGGTGCGCCCCCTTGTCTTTTTCTGACCTGTTATATCCGAACCAGAATCTTGAACATCTATTTCAGATTTCAAGTTACCACTTTCAGATTTCTTGGcatttttgttcatttcctctTCAAGACCCCTTGAACTGCGAGACTCCTTTGGGCCAATATCTTCTGCAGCAGTCTTCTCATGAAAGCTGCACtcttttttatttgcattttcttttgcatCTACAGCTTTTTCAGGAACAGATATCTGCTTTTGGGATTCATCCTCTTTAATTTGTGGCACCCTCTTCTGGAAATACTTATCATCATCTTTACGTTTGTCCTTTTTCTGGTGACTGTTTTCTTTATCTTGACTGTTGGTTGAATTTTCTGGAATTTCTGTCCGTCGTCTTGAAGAACGTCTTAGTGCTTTCTGATTAGGAGACATTTGCGGAACTTGATTGTCATCATTAGATATCTGATCACATGATACAGCACCCACTGGAGGTGTATTTTCTTTAGAATCTAGATTGGGTCCTATacatttttcctcctcttctacACCATCTACAATTTGTTTTTGCTCTACTGTTGTACTCTCTATCACTGCAGAATTGGGAGTCTGTGTTTGAGTATCCAGAATGCATTTTGTCTCTTCCTTTTGACAAGATgttccagatttattttccaaatgGGAGGCAACAACAGACTCCTGTATACTTTTCTCCTGTTCTAATTCTGTTAACAACTTGGACTGAAAATTTTCTCCATGCTGTGTTTTATTTTGCCTGTGACTCAACCTTTTTATCCCAGTAACTGTTCCTTCAAATTCAGATTTTGAAGAACTTTTCTTCTCCTCTTTAGGTTTTTCTATTTTGGAGGGAGTCTTTGGTGCATCTATACTTTCCTGTTTTAGAACAGCAGCAGTCCCAGATGCTCCCGATAGTCTATTCAGTGCAGAAGGGCTAAAGGGTCTGTTCTCTGAACTATCAAACTTTTCCAAAGTAATAAAGGACTGTCTTCGGCTTGCAGGTTGCGGTGTTCCAGAAATAACATCACTAGAAGATGAACTGCTGCTGatgtttgaaatgttttcatttccaACTGAAGGCTCCTTTGCAACTGTTTCAGTTGCATGTTTTTTTGAATCCTCTCCTACTAAAAACTCCTTTGCAACCATTTCagttatactttttttaaaatcctcctcACAATTTAAATCTGATCTTTCTGGAACATGAGTGATGGATTTGTCTTCAATATTCACAGAATTCTCAAGAGGTTCACTTGACTTGCAGTCCCCAGTGATTTCATGTGTACTATTGTGCACACTGctctttgttctctcatcctgcAAGGACAAATTAAGTGGCATTATAATACTTTTGCTACTTTCACCATAAACCCACAAAACATGCAATCCCATTTGGAtttgaaataaagtaaaaaatataCTGCTCTGCCTAAATAATGACAATGATTTTTAATCCATCCACCCACTCAAAACACTACAGATTTTCCTCTCTTAGCCACAGTTTAACTGTGTAACCTTTCCAGTGTAACTGACATGCTTTATACggcaatatttattttatttgtttagtcCAAAGAAAGGGGAGCAGAAAGACCTTGTGAAAGTCTGTAGACAAAGAACAGCAGTCAACTTACTATTTACCAGGTTCTGTTTCAGTTATTAAATAGTACTTCATATACTGTTTACATTAATGTAAAGATTTTCTAAGCATACGGTACAGTACTTTCTGAAGACAATTAGGAGTTGTTACTAACATCTAAATTTAGGATTCTAGATACAATACAATGGCCATGGAGTCTGACAAGTAATGCTTTCAGAAGAGTCCTAAAGAGACAGAACACTGGCCATAAGGAGTTAAGTAAGGAGCAGGAAAAGGAAGTGTAACAGGTGTGCATAATCTGTACACATGCTATATTACACCAATTTTCCTGTGTCCTGAATTCTACATCCATTTAAATGTTCAGTGTTAACTGTGTGCCCTGTTCAGCCTGTACAACTTCATCCAGAGTCAAAGTTTATATTGCTAAAAAAGCCTAAGAGGATCTTTCTTACAGATTACATAATTTACTAAAAAAGCTACTGTCATAAGAGTAAATAGGTTAGCCTCAGGAATTACCTTACTAGCTAAAAACTACTTTGAAAAACTATGCAGACTAAATGATGTCTAAAAGGTTAGATGGAAACTCCAAGATTTTTTGTATCCTAATGAAGTTTCAGGTCCAAACTCACAAGCAGACAAtaaaaaacatttacattttaaaataaccagTGAAGAAGGAGAATGTGATGTGGAAGtcataaaaaataaattcttGGAAAAAATAAGATGGGCATGTGAAATAAGTTCATGTTTCAACTGTGGGACTAACTGAAATTCAAGCACTGAAGAATTTCTCAAAAcaattctgtaatatttttagtatcatatatactcgttcattagcccgttcacttataagccgaccccccaaaacagataggtaaaaatagcaaaaactgtatgaccctttcataagctgtccctatatttcaggggttggaaaactctggctcccggcctgtcagggtaagccttGGGCAggttgggacattttgtttacttggagcatctgcaggcatggagcccctcggccccctgtggctgcagttcgccgttcccagccaaacTTTGGTGTAAACCCATTTGTAAGCCGaccccctgctctttgatgcatcacttttttttaccaaaaatattcggcttttgaacgagtatatacggtaagttACTGAAGACATCTTGTATCAATTTTCTGACCTGTCTACAAGGTGGGCTGTTTTAGAGGCTCTTCTTGCTGTACCTGGCAGTTACAGGGATAAAAGCACTACTTATAGTTACTTGAACAGCTAACTGATGAATCATGTAATTATATGATTAACTAAACTCAATCAGGCAGACTCACAAATTTAGTACGATTGAGTTCAAATAGCCACAGTGTATACAATCTTGCATATGTTCTTCTCCTACCACCCCAAATGCTGAGGACTTTACTGTAAATCACAAGCAAACATGTTATGGTTCTCTGTTGTATTTGGAATTCATCTCAAATTAATTTGAGCCAataaaggcaattaaaaaaaaaacactaggcACAAGACTATCAGAATGCTTTACACAATCATATGATTTCTGTGGTTGAAGTTAATCTAAGACACCAAGgaaactgaataaaaaaaatctaaattaaattaCGTTGCAAGAACAAAATTAGCAAATGTTCTCAAAACTCTGAACTTACTAACACGTCTTCCTCTTTTAGTTTTTATTCCTGGACCCAGCACAGCCTTACAAGATATTCTATAAAATGGAAACTCAAGTCCTATAAGAAATTTAGAGGTGCTCTTTGTTTTAGACTTATCAAGCTTACCCTCCCCACCACATATCAACTTTGGTCTGTGATCAGAGAAGTTCACTGTCATCACATTAGAATTGTTCCTCAAACAAACAGATTATAAATAAGCAtgacagaatttatttttttaatgattataatgcatatcaatgtttattcttaactttttttatttttattgatttaaattttacagttggggaaaatTATGGGGGGGGAAATCAGACAACTATTTAATGAAAGCAGACACATTCAAAAAATTAagagctttataactgttaaaaagCAAACTGACATCACATGCCAAAATATATGAAGTAAATATCCTCATTAGAATTGatttaagttctcaagcagcatcttTCTACCTTGTCTATCTTTTgattatcgatggaaatatttttgttagcTAGTGTGTGTATACTGAAATCAATTTTTACCAACaaattactgataaaaatctaatccttccaagcctattatAAAGCATCATAAAGGTAGTTGTAATTCTAGCATCTCCAAAACTATTAAACATGGTGAAAATACCTGAGGTTTCTTTTCAAGATCTTCCTTCTGCTCTTCTATTAAAGATGTTTTCAATCTAAAAACAAGACCACCCAAATTAGAGCTGTCGCAACAGAACTTAGAAAATATCTTATTACCACAAGGCCAGTTGGTATATCATACTTACAAAGAATCTTCCTGGCCCTGAGTATATTGAGAAAATAAGCCAGTATCTTGGGATGCATCCAGATTATTGTACATAGCAGGAATATCGATTCTGGAACCAAAAATATAATTTCAAGTAGGTGTAGCTTTATCTTAGAACTGCTAGTGAGAGACACgtaatttaaaaacagtttcaatGCTGAAAATTCTCATCAAGGAAACCCTACATAGACTGAACTGCCAAGTCCTCACAAGATTATTTACCCTTCTAAATCATTCTGTGACATGGAATGAGAGAACTCTTGCAGTGAAAGTGCAATTCCAGCAATCAGTGCTTGCTATGGAGGAACTGCTGTTTACATACAGGTATAAAATGCTTTTTTGATCTTTTGATGCCTGTCTTCAGATCATACTGCCAGCTAAAGACTTTCCTTATTTCAATtactgaaaaatgccattttactAGTTTTAGCCTAAAAGCGAACATGAATCATTGGGTGATGTTCTACGGCCTGTGTCATGCAGGTAaaattagaccagtggttctcaaacttttgtactggtgactcctttcacatagctagcctctgagtgcgaccgccccttatacattaaaaacatgtttttatatatttaacatcactataaatgctggatgcaaagcgggatccgaggtggaggctgacagcttgcgaccccaacccccccatgtaataaccttgtgatcccctgaggggtcccaaccccccgtttaagaacccctgaactagacaATTATGGTCAGTTCTGGACCTCAAGCACAATCTCTGAATAAAGTATAAATCAGAGATTGGTCCTGTCCCTTTAAGATACTGTTTCTCCAAATAACTCTGATGTCTTTAGCCAAAAGATCTTTTTATGTTAGCTTCAAGCTCTGGAGCTTGCATGTAATAGCACAAGCTGCATAATTAATATCCTATTCAAGTCTGAGGAcattaaacaaattaaatttaaaatttgtcCTGATCAATTCATAATACGACCACTCGTCAGTGCTATGGATTACAAACCTCTTTGTCCTAAGAACTTCTTTTTGGTGTTCTGTCAATATTCTCTCTTTTGTTTCCAAAGGAATAACCACAAAATCAACAGATTTCTCCTCTTCCAAAAGTATCTCGCTTGATTTTGTCTTTGAAGATGAAAATTCTAGTTTCAGctatggaaaggaaaaaaatggtttaaaaaccaAGATAAAGGAAATACTATTAATGATACTTCTGTACCCCGGGTATACCATCCCAAAACAGAACAAATACTAACCTACAGTAACTATGGTTCTTAGAGATGTTGCATTCAGTATTGATCCTACTATAGGATCAATGCACCTAATGCATAAgagattattaattttttttaaaagctatgtgAGGGACATGTATGTCCCCATATGCCTCATGATACCATGTGagggtacaaaaaaaaaaaaaatggactggCCATGAGCCTCCTTCAGGTCCCTTACAATTAAAAGCCCATGTTAGCTAACTACTCTaagaggaggggatggagagtAGGACATGGGATCTACATGCATGGCATCCTAAAGCAGCACAGTTACTGTAAGATAGGTAACCATTCTTTTTTGGAGCATGTGTCGGTATGGATTATAGTGCAGATGGCTGGCATGCAATATGCACTCAGAATGGTGGGAACTGGGAGCTCCAGAAGCATCAAACAGAGACTGTAATATTGTTCTCTCCAACTTTGCATCTGACTTGTCAGTTATTTGCACGGCATAGTGTTTGACAAAAGGTTAGTGAGTTACTCCATGTTGCTGCCTTACAGATTTAATACTGACATATTAAAGCAGGCAGAGGATGCAGCTTGTGACATGTTGGAGTGAGCCTGGATGTTCAGTGGGAGACGTACATCAACCAGGTAGTAACACAGTGAAATACATTTTGTTATCCATTTTGATACCCTGTGAAGGAATGGCCTGACCTTTAGAACATCTGGCTACAGCAATAAACAGATGGGATTTTAGTATGAATGGTTTATTCCTTTTCATAAAGCAGAGCCCTGGATATGTCTAGGGTGTGTGGTTTCGTTTCTTTTACACAGAATGAGTTTTTGAGGCTGATTGActagtttaaaagaaaatctgagaCCACTTTATGAATTATCTTCGGGTGAAGCCTTAGAACTGTCTCGGCCCTATCAAATGTCATTAAGTAGGATTCAGCCATAAATGCCTGAAGCTCGCTCACTCCTCCTGGTTGAAGTGATAACCTATGACGAAGtaggaatgttcttgatgtgttatgtgaatgctgagtggcgAATAttaacctgggaaggttgcaggggagttgggcTGCCTGtattggggaagggagcaaacctgagcatgtaacctgagaacccaggaaggaggttggaggccaggtaacacctctgcctgggaaaaATGGACAAAGGACacgaaggctgggggaggagccggggggaggctgagtgagaggctggaggaagtttcagtttggagctggctgggaaatggagaggggtgccCCAACGGGGCTTGGGCCTCCcagtggggctgtggcctccctggggcccctagatggacctaactaaagggagTACTTCTGTCTGTACCGGCAAgatctgttttggactgtgtttctCTCgtttaaataaacctgttttactggctggctgagagtcatggtgaatcgcggAAACCCGGGGGCGCCGGGCCTAATCTCCCACCACACTCCATGACATAACCACTAAGAAGATTTACTTCAGAATGAGGTGGTGAAAGGAGCATTCTGAGAGAGGCTCAAAACAGAGGATCCATGAGCCTCAGGAAGATTATACTGAACTGCCAGGTTGAAGTAGGTTCTCTGACCAGCAGGTCAGAGTGTAAAAGCCTCTTGAGAAACTTTGATTCTGTGCATGTCGACTTGAGTATTACGATTGTTTCCATGATGGGTAAACTGGCTGTCTACTCTGAAAGCACGGGTGAACCAGTTCTTTCTTCTGAGACTGGTATTTGCAGAACTTCCTATAGGGGATTGGTGTACAAATCCTCAGTGACCTCACACAGTGGCCCTCGAGTCCTTCAAGGTGTGCTTTACTGTTCTTTTGGTGAAGAGCTCTAATCTCTTGAATGGGAGGTGTCTCATGACCCTGAATCTCCCTCAGTACTCTGGATGCTAACTGCCAGGACAACCGCGGGCATGTTGGAGGAGTCCATGACTACCTGCAAGGCTGTTTGGTCTTCCCTTAAAGGGGATTATAATTCCTCCCTagtgtcctgtggcacttttGCCAGGACAGGAGTCATTCTCTCCCATATCAGGATATTACACTTGATGAACGATGCCTGGTAGCTTGCCACACAGAACTGCAGTGAGGTGGATGAGTAGGCTTTGAGCCCAAACACAGCTAGATTTTTTGGGGGTTATCCTTGGACATGCCTTTTGTCAACTGCAATTTGTCCTGCACTTCAGCAACTACTAGTGACCCTGGATCTGCTGGGATTAAAAGCCTTCCAAATTTTCCGAAGGCACCTGACAGAGTTTCTCCACCTGTTTAGACACAGGTTGGAAGGTAGCCAGAGTGCGCCAGAGCACTTTGCTAGCTCCCATGTGCCCTTGTCACAATATCCCCAGTATGGATAGGTTGGCATGGCATATGGGTACTGACCTAGTTGCCGCAGGTTGGCCCAATGCCACTCATGTCTTTTTTGAGGCAGTGCTCAGAAACAGTACCACCTCTAGGGTCACTCTCAGAAGGTAACAGAGCATCACTGTTTGTTGCTGAGATGAAATGATAATCTGGCAACAAAGATGTAGTTTGAATTGCAGTGCTGCAGTATAGCGTCATTTCCCCATTCTGGCACCTGCTACTGCACCAGTACCGATGATGTTCCCTGGAGGGAATCTCAACAGCTCTTTAAGGTGTACCTTGATCCTATAATAGGTGCAGCGGTTGGCATATATGCCTTTGTCAGTGTAGATGCTAGCAGTCCCAGTTACTTAGGGTCACACTTCCTTGGAGGAGGACTAGGCCCCTATTCTTGGAGGTCTGATGTGTCTCTCTTCTATGGGGAAGGGTATCTGTCTGGTCTCCACTTGCCCTAACTATTGTATTGTGGTGCTGATGCCAATGATGATGTCGTCAGTACCAGAGAAGCAAGTGCCACGTCTGCCAGTAATGGTGTCAAAGCAGCTGACGGCACAGGTGTTGGGAGAAGCATCGGCTAACACTGAAGGCTTTGGTGTTGGGGCGATGAGCACCAATGTAACTAGTTTCTATTTCGAAGATGTTTTCTTCCCTGCCTTCTTTTGCTGCTGGATCCTCGGATGGGGTGTCTGCTCAGAGGGGCACTTGCTGAGGATGACTTGTTAAGATTTTTTTGGAGATCTCTTTCAGGTCTGAGATAATGCGTATTAATTGCGTGTATGTGTGTAGCTTCAGCCATATTGTCCTCACCTTGCAAATCATCGATGAGAAGGATTTGGACACTGAATACTTAAGAggaggtgcctctccccccaaCAGAAAAGGCATCCACTCTGCCCATTAACCAAGAGAATAAGTCCACTGAAAGTCAGTTAGTGCTTATACCCTGAAGGTTTAGAGTCTGCTATTAAGGGTTGGCATAAGGCACCTCACCCTCAGCCAGCTAGACAGGGGTGTCTTTCTGGGATAGTTTTTTAGGAATGTCCACATTAAAGTATTAATGAAGATGAGGAGGGCAAACAGGATTTTCTTCACAAAACTAGTCTAAAAGATGAGCCTGAAGGTCGAAGTAGTGGGTTGGACACTTACCAGGTTCCATCCTGCTACCCAGGCAGTAACAGGGAGTTGGGGAAGgtcctggctggtggcacagggtaCATGCATGGCCCTCATGGACAGTGCTAGTCAAAGCAATCCAATCTCAGATGCAGGAGGTGCATGTGCACCAACAacaggatacacacacacacgcacacaaatacTTTGCCATGATACACAGCCAAAAATAACTAATCAGATCTTAATGTTCAGCATCCTGCTGGCTGCTCTCCCATATGGAGCCTCTGCTGATTAAACTTCCACTTCTTATAAAACCTACCTTGCCTCAAGTTTCCATAGCAATAACAAAAAAGAAATCTCCAAAAATACTAGACAATCTGAATAGGGAAAAACAGCCAACTGCCATTAGGTTGGCTTGCTTCAGACTGGTGGACCTGAGATACAAAAACAGCGTACCTGATAGTTTCTTGTGGAAGAAAAAGTCAGCACAAAGTaatgtttaattttaatacaTCCATTTGTATGCATCTTACCTTCGCTGTTGTTACATGAGCAGTGGTAGTCTTGTCTTTCAGACCATTGGCCTGTGCCAGCAAGGAATCCCTTTTTCCACCCGATTTTACTTCTATTCCACTTATCTTTGCATCCCACTGGGAATTTTCTGTCtatttaaagagaaataaaaattttgTTTAGTGTAAATAGACAAAGTAGATAATTTAATGAAACTTTGCATAAGATTCAATTACACTCATGACTTTGAAAAATATGTTTGCTTACCTTCCACAGTATATTCCTCTAAAATGTAAAGATTTTTGCAGATATACTGCATAAGAACAGGCCAATAGTTAAGGTAAAATCCTAGTTATTATTTACCAAATGCCATCTCAGCCTAGGCCCTTCAGCCTCTGGTTATTCTAATTTAGGATATGGTTATTACCTCAAACACTAATCAACCTCAAATTATAGTAAAATCTCGATTACTGTAACTCCATAGGACACTGTTACTATCTCCAACACAATTCCAGAATTGTATAAATTACTCATAAGTAGTAACGTAACAGGTACTTACAGCATCAGAAAATGGACCACTGGACTCTTCCACTATCTCAACACTTTCAAAACCAGGTACTAAAAGCAGAATTTTCTTTTTGGCTTGGCTTAATATGGATctgtttaaggaaaaaaaatgaagaattaCGGAAAAAGTGCACAAGATCGTTAAGTTCATTACTACTTATAATAAGCAGCTCACATACAGTGAAGCAGAATGAAGGTCACGGATTCTATACATCTATAGATATACTTGTTCAAGAAAAGGTATTTTTTAGATCTGAAGCTTTCTACAAGCAAAGAACTCATTTGTGAGGACTTCCAAACTAACCTGATAACCCATGAacaccttttccttcccttccaaAATTCCTAAAATAAAACTTCACATTTAAATTCTCATTCCATACAAATTCACTCCTATATTAGGGATACGTTCATGACAATCACAATTAGTGGTTTGATTATTTTTTATCTCTATGTACTTGACCAAGGTTAAATCCTGAATTTAGGAACAGTTTTCCCTACTTAACATCCTATTTATAAGAAGTTTGATTTTTTGATGTTTAGGGCCAATAACAAATTTAAAAGCTTATGTTATCTTGGCTTGATTTATAAATACTCTGTGATTATGCAGCAAAATCAAACACAACAAATATACAAGAGAGCATCTTACTTTAATTCTTCAGGGTATGTTAACACAGTAGCTTTAGCAAATGTTGCATTCCAGAACTGAGCACTTTGGTTGCGTATCTGTTTACTCTTATGCAGA carries:
- the RIF1 gene encoding telomere-associated protein RIF1 isoform X5, whose amino-acid sequence is MSAAAAGPSLLPLLETLEDPAAPLGELTDAHLTIVKSRLTGEEGKEFTADVGKHFPRLCKVFKAHISSPNSELSSAALQALGFCVFNSKITSELSATDIQELLSTVNSIAVKTSDKNTRTRALWVISKQTFPSEIVGKEVPSIITTLETILTKGDVYSMAVEYEALNVVIRLMEQTPTQMGEEVVRWAKLIIPMVVHSAHKVQLRGAAALEMGMPLLLQKQQEVAVITEHLMTTKVISELQKLFSAKNETYVLKLWPLFVKLLGKTLHRSGSFINSLLQLEELGFRSGSPVVKKIAFIAWKSLIDNFALNPDILCSAKRLKLLMQPLSSIHVRTEALALTKLEVWWYLLVRLGPQLPANFEQVCVPLIQSTLSVDSSVVPQGTPSRAAANQSLATATSAQKSGSYPFGSPVTPRINLNSSVSGIIVIPSIQLLGIEMLLHFLMGPEVLAFSKQNKLVLSLEPLQYPLISSSSFFCKHASTLINAVQEGFIAIGKEVPDAMLNIIWKHMIGFVKSAIESGNKKERQGSEMLTVLLQALKNIVTSSVLPVQKTLSLIEITIKELPSKVLGSPAYQVADMDLLNGTPALFLIQLSFRNNLLEWCVTDERFFLNLEVLVGCVLSGPTSPLAFSESVFCIINQCAKQVENKEHLWRMWSIVVNPLTEWINQTSEVNQGDALEHNFNAVYSALLLPISHIFPIQEFPQSTMKSLLRTWSELYRTFARCAELVATAEENLCCEELCAKISGLEDEALVSLSVVDGLTHIVSVMVDCINFAPYGTKYQPKNRSPQTPTDWSKKKKEPLGKLASLFKLLVKLMNSFHMLSSKDTQSETLISVGTSVIAILHDIISHVSLPSMIRTMFANLSKPLAVFYEKTKLADVSRVYSSLSNKLEKLLGEIIVCLQSHYTGFYDSDLLEQLSPLLCVIFLHKSKQIRNQSAQFWNATFAKATVLTYPEELKSILSQAKKKILLLVPGFESVEIVEESSGPFSDATENSQWDAKISGIEVKSGGKRDSLLAQANGLKDKTTTAHVTTAKLKLEFSSSKTKSSEILLEEEKSVDFVVIPLETKERILTEHQKEVLRTKRIDIPAMYNNLDASQDTGLFSQYTQGQEDSLLKTSLIEEQKEDLEKKPQDERTKSSVHNSTHEITGDCKSSEPLENSVNIEDKSITHVPERSDLNCEEDFKKSITEMVAKEFLVGEDSKKHATETVAKEPSVGNENISNISSSSSSSDVISGTPQPASRRQSFITLEKFDSSENRPFSPSALNRLSGASGTAAVLKQESIDAPKTPSKIEKPKEEKKSSSKSEFEGTVTGIKRLSHRQNKTQHGENFQSKLLTELEQEKSIQESVVASHLENKSGTSCQKEETKCILDTQTQTPNSAVIESTTVEQKQIVDGVEEEEKCIGPNLDSKENTPPVGAVSCDQISNDDNQVPQMSPNQKALRRSSRRRTEIPENSTNSQDKENSHQKKDKRKDDDKYFQKRVPQIKEDESQKQISVPEKAVDAKENANKKECSFHEKTAAEDIGPKESRSSRGLEEEMNKNAKKSESGNLKSEIDVQDSGSDITGQKKTRGRTRYQTRRASQGLLSSIENSESDSSETREESTKRKRSGKWKNKSDPLQSKVKEGKESQNQELSSQGIVTEIRNLSEVKNKGETSSEVGKDTVLISQASEVNNRKSYTAINESTGIIDLAKTSVGGQNTNVEQNKTNILGEPFMNPCISEPVLKTRQANKSLDKQRSVEDCSAIILSEFAAVTTTSDDVLSSEKPLQILERQHKRSKRMRRSKSYNCCGENSQQQEKSFTELKNTDNLAQSEHKSTCIQITMTALETSSNDSHFEERLSVEPCAMSTPLLPIKKSSFIKDSERGIKSENDLEGNAIPVEEDLEKLSYIKSKTCDPVIQEPEATNLVDSIEQCLTDCVSKEPTESCLPLENGTEPEATEEEEMSQNGQMEEISDTETVNKPDQTKINEPKHDQNDAEKTENTPIEAHSPQDSEMKEEGLIFTETAVAATVPENVASDQEGAEESDPVDSPQKLKELDSVGLVKVNESPNGVQTRCIWSPSASPSTSILKRGIKRHQEDDSPSPANKITEMAKESLPCPTESVYPALVGCKAPVDIILPQITSNIWARGLGQLIRAKNIKTVGDLSTLTAAEIKTLPIRSPKVSNVKKALRGYHEQQVKARGFDEIAVLEDREKTENLIYEKPFSTDEERLATDLSETVALSTDGQPTTDLLSQVSALAAQLTSEDLHSYSGSQLFEMQEKLGSMTNCIMRNLQSRWKSPPHESFV